The following proteins are encoded in a genomic region of Caldicoprobacter guelmensis:
- a CDS encoding MerR family transcriptional regulator → MLINEVCKITGLTKKAIEYYEEKGLIAPKVEENGYRNFSSEDVAKLKEISVLRKLGLSISEIRDVLEKDNKKAGLTKVKHKKDLELQQYSKKQELLNQLIEGENIDEIMKQLEELEKQQIIKEKLLDAFPGYYGHFLVFHFGRFLNERISSKEQEKAYNNVVKFLDNIKTVEFTAELKEYFEEAVSIVNDELLESVTNEIVKAIENVDDYIEKNKNILEQYIAYKNSEEYKQSSEYKIQNLLLEFQKTSGYFDVFIPNMRKLSPSYDEYFRKLEKANEKFVNRYPETSTWYNE, encoded by the coding sequence ATGTTAATAAATGAAGTGTGCAAAATAACAGGGCTTACGAAAAAAGCTATAGAGTATTATGAGGAGAAGGGGCTTATTGCTCCTAAGGTTGAAGAAAATGGATACCGCAATTTTTCTAGTGAAGATGTGGCAAAGCTTAAAGAAATATCTGTTTTAAGAAAGCTTGGGTTAAGCATCTCTGAAATACGCGATGTTTTGGAAAAAGATAATAAAAAGGCGGGCTTGACAAAAGTCAAGCACAAGAAGGATTTGGAGTTGCAGCAGTACAGTAAAAAGCAAGAGCTCCTGAATCAGTTAATTGAAGGTGAAAATATTGATGAAATCATGAAGCAGCTTGAGGAGCTGGAGAAACAGCAAATAATCAAGGAAAAATTATTAGATGCTTTTCCTGGATATTATGGACACTTCCTTGTTTTTCACTTTGGCAGATTTTTAAATGAACGGATTTCTAGCAAAGAGCAGGAAAAGGCATACAACAATGTTGTCAAATTTTTGGATAATATTAAAACTGTTGAGTTTACTGCTGAATTGAAAGAATATTTTGAAGAGGCTGTTTCTATTGTGAATGATGAGTTGTTGGAGAGTGTAACAAATGAAATAGTTAAAGCTATAGAAAATGTTGATGATTATATTGAAAAAAACAAGAATATTTTGGAACAGTATATTGCCTATAAAAATTCAGAGGAATATAAACAATCGTCTGAGTATAAAATTCAAAACCTTTTATTGGAGTTTCAAAAAACAAGCGGATATTTCGACGTGTTTATTCCAAACATGAGGAAGTTAAGCCCTTCTTATGATGAATACTTTAGGAAACTTGAGAAAGCCAATGAGAAGTTTGTTAATCGGTATCCTGAAACATCAACATGGTATAATGAGTAG
- a CDS encoding ABC transporter ATP-binding protein, with the protein MDALSDVILNVSNLKKNYGKFEALKGVSFEVKKGEIFALIGPNGAGKTTTLRIIATLLTPTDGKVEFMGFDLKKNPDKIRQGITYLPEEAGAYKNLTGLDYLKFMASFYAEKPQDVDMYIERAIKIVGFKDRLKDKVGTYSKGMTRKLLLARALMTKPKLAILDEPTSGLDVINSLEIREVIKEFVKEGISVLLSSHNMLEIDFLSDRVAIIDKGQILETGEPRVLKDKYSAENLEEVFRRLVQ; encoded by the coding sequence ATGGATGCTTTGAGTGATGTGATACTCAATGTGAGCAACTTAAAGAAGAATTACGGGAAGTTTGAGGCATTAAAGGGAGTCAGCTTTGAGGTGAAGAAGGGTGAAATCTTCGCCTTAATTGGACCCAATGGTGCAGGTAAGACCACCACCCTCAGAATTATAGCTACACTCCTTACGCCTACCGATGGAAAAGTCGAGTTCATGGGCTTTGATTTGAAAAAGAATCCGGACAAGATAAGGCAGGGAATTACATATCTCCCTGAGGAGGCAGGAGCATACAAAAATCTTACAGGGCTGGATTATTTAAAATTTATGGCAAGCTTTTATGCTGAAAAGCCGCAGGATGTAGATATGTATATCGAAAGAGCGATAAAGATCGTGGGCTTTAAAGACAGACTAAAAGATAAAGTGGGTACATACAGCAAAGGCATGACCAGGAAACTCCTTTTAGCAAGGGCTCTTATGACCAAGCCCAAGCTTGCCATACTTGACGAGCCTACTTCAGGGCTGGACGTCATTAACTCACTGGAGATAAGGGAGGTCATAAAGGAATTCGTAAAAGAAGGGATTTCAGTGCTCCTTTCATCTCATAACATGCTGGAGATCGATTTTCTGTCCGACAGGGTGGCAATTATAGACAAAGGGCAGATTCTGGAAACGGGTGAGCCTAGGGTGCTAAAAGATAAATACTCTGCGGAAAATCTGGAAGAGGTATTCAGGAGGCTGGTACAATGA
- a CDS encoding ABC transporter permease translates to MRKFANLLKKEIKELITFQLVISLLFTMGLFYFIGNIVQSEVKKMQEKQEIYVLNLDDSQESRTLLNGLSYAGFKVNLLDKKDKDEAVEYAKSGNINLLLVIPEGFGEAASKFQFKEIEAYSFIRSFSMTSSANAAIVGQVISEINKLLSDNFLKANFPDLNPEDIKNPIKSKGFVVVKDVVAEGSAAEVSNIVYSQSIFIPVILMVIIVFSSQMVLSAMAMEKQDKTLETLLTVPISRNQIVIAKMAASALVGLLSAVIYMLGFRYYMGGFMGDIGEGSQINDLMQRLGLQYTSGDYLILGVSIFLAILCALGLTIILGVMVEDLKSAQTMILPLIFLVMIPYFISMFSDINSLSLPAKVLIMLIPFSHPFIASQNILLGNYAVVLYGILYMLAVFIVLIFICGKIFSTDKVLTMKLRFGKKGFVKNE, encoded by the coding sequence ATGAGGAAATTTGCAAATTTATTAAAAAAAGAAATAAAAGAGCTAATAACGTTTCAGCTGGTTATTTCTTTGCTGTTCACCATGGGGTTGTTTTATTTTATAGGAAACATCGTTCAATCTGAAGTAAAGAAGATGCAAGAGAAACAAGAAATATATGTTTTAAATTTGGATGATTCACAAGAATCTAGAACGCTTCTCAATGGTTTATCCTATGCCGGTTTTAAAGTGAATCTTTTGGATAAAAAAGACAAGGATGAAGCTGTAGAATATGCGAAAAGCGGTAATATAAATTTGCTACTAGTAATCCCTGAGGGTTTTGGCGAGGCAGCATCAAAATTTCAGTTTAAAGAAATAGAGGCTTATTCCTTCATCCGCAGCTTTTCCATGACCAGTTCGGCAAATGCCGCAATAGTTGGTCAGGTAATTTCAGAGATAAACAAACTTCTTTCAGATAATTTCTTAAAGGCGAACTTTCCTGACCTCAACCCGGAGGACATAAAAAATCCCATAAAAAGCAAAGGGTTTGTTGTGGTAAAGGATGTTGTGGCCGAGGGGTCAGCTGCAGAGGTTAGCAATATCGTGTATTCCCAATCCATATTCATCCCCGTTATTCTGATGGTGATCATTGTATTTTCTTCTCAGATGGTGTTATCAGCCATGGCCATGGAAAAGCAAGATAAAACTTTGGAGACTCTCCTAACTGTACCCATAAGCAGAAACCAGATAGTGATTGCCAAAATGGCGGCTTCAGCTTTGGTGGGATTGCTTTCTGCGGTGATATATATGCTAGGGTTCAGGTATTATATGGGCGGCTTTATGGGGGATATAGGTGAGGGTAGCCAGATAAATGACCTCATGCAAAGGCTGGGCCTTCAATATACCTCGGGAGACTATTTAATATTGGGTGTATCGATATTTTTGGCTATACTGTGTGCCTTGGGACTGACTATCATTTTGGGAGTGATGGTAGAAGACTTAAAGAGCGCCCAGACAATGATATTGCCCCTCATCTTCCTCGTGATGATCCCGTATTTTATTTCCATGTTTTCGGATATTAACTCTTTGTCCTTACCTGCTAAGGTCTTAATTATGCTTATACCCTTTAGCCATCCCTTTATAGCGTCACAGAACATACTCCTTGGAAACTATGCTGTGGTGTTATACGGCATACTTTACATGCTAGCCGTCTTTATAGTTTTGATATTTATCTGTGGTAAGATATTTTCTACCGATAAGGTATTGACTATGAAATTGAGATTTGGTAAAAAAGGATTTGTCAAAAATGAGTGA
- a CDS encoding adenylate kinase, producing MNIVLLGPPGSGKGTQGQLLAEDFNLVQLSTGDLFRQILQDPGHPLYDKLQVVKQGKLVSDEVVNAVVEDALTKLKNAKGVIFDGFPRTVAQAEALDKMLNSMNKKVDVVINFDVTKHVLLHRLLGRRICPNCKRIFHIRQGYTECPDCRVQLITREDDNEEVIMKRFNEYNEKTAGVKEYYLNSSDCVFINLTVDDPDITAEEVHNEIVSELAKKGLAQ from the coding sequence GTGAACATCGTGTTACTGGGCCCGCCTGGCAGTGGGAAGGGAACGCAAGGGCAACTTCTAGCTGAGGATTTCAATTTGGTACAATTATCTACAGGAGATTTGTTTCGCCAGATCCTACAGGACCCTGGCCATCCTTTGTACGACAAACTACAGGTTGTCAAACAGGGTAAGCTGGTGTCCGATGAGGTTGTAAACGCTGTGGTAGAAGATGCATTGACAAAGTTAAAAAACGCCAAGGGTGTAATATTTGATGGCTTTCCCAGGACTGTTGCCCAGGCAGAGGCGTTGGATAAAATGCTGAATTCGATGAACAAAAAAGTTGATGTAGTAATCAATTTTGATGTGACGAAGCATGTGCTCTTGCACAGGTTGCTGGGTAGAAGAATTTGTCCTAACTGTAAAAGGATATTTCATATAAGGCAGGGATATACAGAGTGCCCTGACTGTAGAGTGCAACTTATAACGAGAGAAGACGATAACGAAGAAGTCATAATGAAGCGATTCAATGAGTATAACGAAAAAACCGCCGGTGTGAAGGAGTATTATCTTAATTCTTCTGATTGTGTTTTTATAAACTTGACCGTAGATGACCCTGATATCACTGCCGAAGAAGTACATAATGAGATAGTGTCGGAGTTAGCTAAGAAGGGGCTAGCGCAATAA
- a CDS encoding metallophosphoesterase yields MKVFAIGDLHLSEANPKPMDVFGEHWFQHWERIKYNWISKVGPEDVVLIPGDISWAMKLEEAKPDLESIGQLPGRKIIIRGNHDYWWSSISKVRKMLPDNMFAIQNDSIFFEGIAFCGTRGWTVLEAREDVQHDIKIFNRELNRLKLSLDSAKGAREIVVMLHYPPFDERGNENDMAKLIRQYPVKHVVFGHLHGASLSSAVEGYMDGVTYHLVSCDYLNFDLKLIMEG; encoded by the coding sequence ATGAAAGTTTTTGCAATCGGTGACCTTCACTTGTCGGAAGCCAATCCCAAACCCATGGATGTGTTTGGTGAGCACTGGTTTCAGCACTGGGAGAGGATAAAGTATAACTGGATAAGCAAGGTGGGACCAGAGGATGTGGTCCTCATTCCCGGTGATATAAGCTGGGCTATGAAGCTGGAGGAGGCTAAGCCTGACCTTGAAAGCATAGGACAGCTCCCTGGACGAAAGATTATAATAAGGGGGAACCACGATTATTGGTGGTCTTCTATATCCAAAGTGAGGAAGATGCTTCCCGATAATATGTTTGCAATACAGAACGACAGCATATTTTTTGAGGGCATTGCTTTTTGCGGTACACGTGGATGGACAGTTTTGGAAGCACGGGAAGACGTGCAGCATGATATCAAGATATTTAATAGGGAACTGAATAGACTGAAATTATCGCTGGACAGCGCTAAGGGAGCTAGAGAAATAGTGGTGATGCTTCATTATCCCCCTTTTGATGAGAGGGGAAACGAGAATGATATGGCTAAGCTGATCAGGCAATATCCCGTGAAACACGTGGTGTTTGGTCACCTTCACGGTGCAAGCTTGAGTAGCGCGGTAGAAGGGTATATGGACGGCGTCACGTATCATTTGGTCTCATGCGATTATCTGAATTTTGACCTCAAATTGATAATGGAAGGATAA
- a CDS encoding TIGR03915 family putative DNA repair protein, with the protein MVYYVYDGSFEGLLTAIYEAYYRQEEPEKILSDDNIQDNLFVQYVYINTDQQKAQRVYDAIVHKISSSAAKKVLYAFLSEAQDAGTAIYRYLKLGFKMGKSVDSALADPYVFRIHVLHKKVSQEAGKMLGLIRFRLLKNGIFYAPIEPDFNILGIIAPHFKRRMPTQDWIIHDVKRKLAAFHSQGQYAILPFEFKEALPLDDEEFDYQTLWKEYFQNIAIKSRINPRLQRQFMPVRYWKYLIEKPGTQTKS; encoded by the coding sequence GTGGTTTACTATGTATATGATGGAAGCTTCGAGGGGTTGTTAACGGCCATATACGAAGCGTATTACCGGCAAGAAGAGCCCGAAAAAATCCTAAGCGACGACAATATACAGGACAACCTGTTTGTACAATATGTGTACATAAATACAGACCAACAAAAAGCACAAAGGGTGTATGACGCCATAGTACACAAAATATCCTCTTCAGCAGCCAAAAAAGTGCTGTACGCCTTTCTTTCAGAGGCTCAGGATGCAGGAACAGCCATATACAGATATCTCAAACTGGGCTTTAAGATGGGCAAAAGCGTTGATTCGGCCTTGGCCGACCCGTATGTGTTTCGGATTCATGTCCTACACAAAAAAGTAAGCCAAGAAGCTGGTAAAATGCTGGGATTGATACGTTTCCGGTTACTTAAAAATGGGATATTTTACGCTCCCATTGAACCTGACTTTAACATTTTGGGCATAATTGCACCTCACTTTAAAAGGCGCATGCCGACCCAGGACTGGATAATACATGACGTAAAGAGAAAGCTGGCTGCTTTTCACAGCCAAGGGCAATATGCCATCTTGCCCTTTGAGTTTAAAGAAGCCCTCCCACTAGATGACGAAGAATTTGACTATCAAACCCTGTGGAAGGAATACTTTCAAAACATCGCCATCAAAAGCAGGATCAATCCACGACTTCAGCGACAGTTCATGCCCGTACGTTACTGGAAATATTTGATTGAAAAACCGGGTACGCAGACAAAATCATAA